The Serratia rhizosphaerae genome has a segment encoding these proteins:
- the purE gene encoding 5-(carboxyamino)imidazole ribonucleotide mutase, whose amino-acid sequence MGANAASATTAGAKIAIVMGSKSDWATMQFAADVLTTLDVPFHVEVVSAHRTPDKLFSFAEQADANGFDVIIAGAGGAAHLPGMLAAKTLVPVLGVPVQSAALSGVDSLYSIVQMPRGIPVGTLAIGKAGAANAALLAAQILARHDGSLAQRLADWRQAQTDEVLGNPDPREEA is encoded by the coding sequence ATGGGAGCCAACGCCGCTTCAGCCACCACCGCTGGCGCTAAAATCGCAATTGTAATGGGATCGAAAAGTGACTGGGCCACCATGCAATTTGCGGCCGACGTCCTGACCACGCTTGATGTCCCTTTCCATGTTGAAGTCGTCTCCGCTCACCGCACGCCGGATAAACTGTTCAGCTTCGCCGAACAGGCCGACGCTAACGGTTTCGATGTGATCATCGCCGGCGCCGGCGGCGCGGCGCACCTGCCGGGCATGCTGGCGGCGAAAACGCTGGTGCCGGTGCTGGGTGTGCCGGTGCAGAGCGCGGCGCTAAGCGGCGTAGACAGCCTGTATTCCATCGTCCAGATGCCGCGCGGCATTCCGGTGGGTACGCTGGCGATTGGCAAGGCAGGCGCGGCCAATGCCGCGCTGCTGGCGGCGCAGATCCTGGCGCGCCACGATGGCTCCCTGGCGCAGCGGCTGGCCGACTGGCGTCAGGCGCAGACCGACGAGGTGCTGGGCAATCCGGATCCGCGGGAGGAAGCATGA
- the malI gene encoding Mal regulon transcriptional regulator MalI has translation MKKVSIIDVAKQAGVSVSTVSLVLRQKGKISDATIARVQAAIRQLGYVHNVAAANLRASTSNLIGLILRDFSDSFSIKVMASIVQELEAQGYMVFLGQPQDEQEHLERCLLSFKQQGVAGVIYLASDAARPQLPALIRQCPLPLVAVSQSLLEEECNLVMRDNRQAAGLATRYLIERGHRSIGYIGGRQDSLIRQQRLLGFHGMLAQHGIACKEESVPACSDDTQAASQATRRLLEQNNTITALLCHSPDAMLGCINGIHQVGRTIGKDVFLTQQVALIGFEDMLHVNLTSPSFTYVSSASEETGRQAAALMLRQLKEPALQTQRITLSGQLVSRESA, from the coding sequence TTGAAGAAAGTCAGCATTATCGACGTGGCAAAACAGGCGGGAGTTTCCGTCTCGACGGTGTCGCTGGTTCTGCGCCAGAAGGGCAAAATCTCCGACGCCACCATCGCCAGGGTGCAGGCCGCTATCCGCCAGTTGGGCTACGTGCACAACGTGGCGGCAGCCAATTTGCGCGCCAGCACCTCAAACCTGATTGGCCTGATCCTGCGGGATTTCAGCGACAGCTTCTCCATCAAGGTGATGGCCAGCATCGTGCAGGAACTGGAAGCCCAGGGCTATATGGTGTTTCTCGGCCAGCCGCAGGATGAACAGGAGCACCTGGAGCGCTGTCTGCTCTCTTTCAAGCAGCAGGGAGTGGCCGGGGTGATTTATCTGGCGTCCGACGCCGCCCGCCCGCAGCTGCCCGCGCTTATCCGCCAGTGTCCGCTGCCGCTGGTGGCGGTTTCACAATCGCTGCTGGAGGAAGAGTGTAACCTGGTGATGCGTGATAACCGCCAGGCCGCGGGGCTGGCCACCCGCTATCTGATCGAACGCGGACACCGCAGCATCGGCTATATTGGCGGGCGGCAGGATTCACTGATTCGCCAGCAGCGGCTGCTGGGATTTCATGGCATGCTTGCCCAGCACGGCATCGCCTGCAAAGAAGAATCCGTCCCCGCCTGCAGCGATGATACCCAGGCCGCCAGCCAGGCCACCCGTCGTTTGCTTGAACAAAACAATACCATCACCGCCCTGCTCTGCCACTCGCCGGACGCCATGCTTGGCTGTATCAACGGTATTCATCAGGTGGGACGCACCATCGGCAAGGATGTGTTTCTGACGCAGCAGGTGGCGCTGATTGGCTTTGAGGACATGCTGCACGTCAACCTGACCTCGCCGTCGTTTACCTACGTCTCTTCCGCCAGTGAAGAGACCGGCCGCCAGGCCGCCGCGCTGATGCTGCGCCAGCTGAAGGAGCCGGCGTTACAGACCCAGCGCATCACGCTGTCCGGCCAGTTGGTCAGCCGGGAGTCGGCATAA
- the purK gene encoding 5-(carboxyamino)imidazole ribonucleotide synthase, giving the protein MKPVCVLGNGQLGRMLRQAGEPLGIAVYPVGLDAEPEAVPYQNSVITAEIERWPETALTRELATHGSFVNRDIFPRLADRLTQKQLLDQLNLATAPWQLLADAAEWPQVFAKLGELAIVKRRVGGYDGRGQWRLRPGQEAELPADAYGECIVEQGINFSGEVSLVGARGHDGQCVFYPLTHNLHEEGILRTSVALPTPNPALQQQAEQMLSAILNALNYVGVMAMECFIVGDRLLINELAPRVHNSGHWTQNGASISQFELHLRAILGLPLPTPVVNTPSVMVNLIGTDVDSAWLGLPLVHLHWYDKEVRAGRKVGHLNLNNPDAGALRQALQQLEPLLPAEYQSGLNWAQQKLA; this is encoded by the coding sequence ATGAAGCCGGTTTGCGTACTGGGCAATGGCCAGTTGGGCCGCATGCTGCGCCAGGCCGGCGAACCGCTGGGGATCGCCGTCTATCCGGTCGGTCTGGATGCCGAACCGGAAGCGGTGCCGTATCAAAACAGCGTGATTACCGCCGAGATCGAACGTTGGCCGGAAACCGCACTGACGCGCGAACTGGCGACCCACGGCAGCTTCGTCAACCGTGATATCTTCCCGCGTCTGGCCGACCGTCTGACGCAAAAGCAACTGCTTGACCAGCTGAACCTGGCGACCGCACCGTGGCAACTGCTGGCTGACGCGGCCGAATGGCCGCAGGTGTTCGCCAAACTGGGTGAACTGGCGATCGTCAAACGCCGCGTCGGCGGCTACGATGGCCGCGGCCAGTGGCGCCTGCGCCCCGGCCAGGAAGCCGAACTGCCGGCCGACGCCTATGGCGAATGCATCGTCGAGCAGGGCATCAATTTCTCCGGCGAGGTGTCATTGGTAGGCGCACGCGGGCACGATGGCCAGTGCGTGTTTTATCCGCTGACCCATAATCTGCACGAAGAGGGCATTCTGCGCACCAGCGTGGCGCTGCCGACGCCGAATCCGGCGCTGCAGCAACAGGCGGAGCAGATGCTGTCAGCGATCCTCAACGCCCTGAACTATGTCGGCGTGATGGCGATGGAGTGCTTTATCGTCGGCGATCGGCTGCTGATCAACGAGCTGGCGCCACGGGTGCACAACAGCGGCCACTGGACGCAAAACGGCGCCTCCATCAGCCAGTTCGAGCTGCATCTGCGCGCCATTCTCGGCCTGCCGCTGCCGACGCCGGTGGTCAATACTCCGTCGGTGATGGTGAACCTGATCGGCACCGACGTGGACAGCGCCTGGCTGGGACTGCCGCTGGTGCATCTGCACTGGTATGACAAAGAGGTGCGCGCCGGCCGCAAAGTCGGGCACCTGAACCTCAACAATCCCGACGCCGGCGCGTTGCGGCAGGCGTTGCAGCAGCTGGAACCGCTGCTGCCCGCCGAGTACCAAAGCGGCCTGAACTGGGCACAGCAGAAACTGGCGTAA
- the ppiB gene encoding peptidylprolyl isomerase B has product MVTFHTNHGDIVIKTFADKAPVTVENFLNYCRAGFYDNTIFHRVINGFMIQGGGFEPGMNQKSTQAPIKNEANNGLQNTRGTLAMARTNDPHSATAQFFINVVDNDFLNFRGENAQGWGYCVFAEVVEGMDVVDKIKGVKTGRSGMHQDVPVEDVVVTSVTVSE; this is encoded by the coding sequence ATGGTTACTTTCCACACCAATCACGGCGACATCGTCATCAAGACCTTTGCCGACAAAGCACCGGTCACCGTTGAAAACTTCCTGAACTACTGCCGCGCAGGTTTCTACGACAACACCATTTTCCACCGTGTTATCAATGGCTTTATGATTCAAGGCGGTGGTTTTGAACCTGGCATGAACCAGAAAAGCACCCAGGCGCCAATCAAAAACGAAGCCAACAACGGCCTGCAGAACACCCGCGGCACGCTGGCAATGGCGCGCACCAACGATCCGCACTCCGCCACCGCACAGTTCTTCATCAACGTGGTTGATAACGACTTCCTGAACTTCCGCGGCGAAAACGCGCAGGGCTGGGGCTACTGCGTATTTGCTGAAGTTGTCGAAGGCATGGACGTGGTCGACAAGATCAAAGGCGTGAAAACCGGCCGCAGCGGCATGCACCAGGACGTACCGGTCGAAGACGTGGTCGTCACCAGCGTTACCGTCAGCGAGTAA
- the cysS gene encoding cysteine--tRNA ligase, which yields MLKIFNTLSRQKEEFKPIHAGKVGMYVCGVTIYDLCHIGHGRTFVAFDVVARYLRYLGYDLNYVRNVTDVDDKIIRRAAENGETCDQLTGRMLAEMHADFDALLIERPDQEPRATQHIAEIIEITQRLLDRDHAYVASNGDVMFSIDSDADYGLLSRQDLEQLQAGARVEVDDVKRNPMDFVLWKMSKPGEPSWESPWGVGRPGWHIECSAMNCKQLGTHFDIHGGGSDLMFPHHENEIAQSSCAHDGPYVNYWMHSGMVMIDREKMSKSLNNFFTIRDVLGYYDAETVRYFLMSGHYRSQLNYSEENLKQARASLERLYTALRGTDPAAQPAGGEAFEARFREAMDDDFNTPEAYSALFDLAREVNRLKSEDMAAANAMAAELRKLAKVLGLLQQEPEAFLQSGAQADDGEVAEIEALIKQRNDARKSKDWALADSARDRLNEMGIVLEDGPQGTTWRRK from the coding sequence ATGCTAAAGATTTTTAATACCCTGAGTCGTCAAAAAGAGGAATTCAAACCAATTCATGCCGGAAAGGTCGGTATGTATGTGTGCGGGGTAACCATTTACGATCTGTGTCATATCGGCCACGGCCGCACCTTTGTCGCCTTTGACGTGGTGGCGCGCTACCTGCGCTACCTCGGTTACGATCTGAACTACGTACGCAACGTGACCGACGTGGACGACAAAATCATCCGCCGGGCGGCGGAAAACGGCGAAACCTGCGATCAGCTGACCGGCCGCATGCTGGCGGAGATGCACGCCGATTTTGACGCGCTGCTGATTGAACGTCCGGATCAGGAGCCGCGCGCCACGCAGCATATCGCCGAGATTATCGAGATTACCCAGCGCCTGCTGGATCGCGATCACGCCTACGTGGCCAGCAACGGCGACGTGATGTTCTCTATCGACAGCGATGCGGATTACGGTCTGCTGTCGCGTCAGGATCTGGAACAGTTGCAGGCCGGCGCGCGGGTAGAGGTTGACGACGTTAAACGCAACCCGATGGACTTCGTGCTGTGGAAAATGTCCAAGCCGGGCGAACCGAGCTGGGAATCACCGTGGGGCGTAGGCCGTCCGGGCTGGCACATCGAGTGCTCGGCGATGAACTGCAAACAGCTTGGCACCCATTTCGATATTCACGGCGGCGGCTCGGATCTGATGTTCCCGCACCATGAAAACGAAATCGCCCAGTCCAGCTGCGCTCACGACGGCCCGTACGTCAACTACTGGATGCACTCCGGCATGGTGATGATCGACCGCGAGAAAATGTCCAAGTCGCTGAACAACTTCTTCACCATTCGCGACGTGTTGGGCTATTACGATGCGGAAACCGTGCGTTACTTCCTGATGTCCGGCCACTACCGTAGCCAGCTGAACTACAGCGAAGAGAACCTGAAACAGGCGCGCGCTTCGCTGGAGCGTCTGTATACCGCGCTGCGCGGCACCGACCCGGCGGCACAGCCTGCCGGCGGCGAAGCCTTTGAGGCACGTTTCCGCGAGGCGATGGACGATGACTTCAATACGCCGGAAGCCTATTCGGCGCTGTTCGATCTGGCGCGCGAAGTCAACCGCCTGAAAAGCGAAGATATGGCGGCGGCCAACGCCATGGCGGCCGAGCTGCGCAAACTGGCGAAAGTGCTGGGCCTGCTGCAGCAGGAGCCGGAAGCGTTCCTGCAGAGCGGCGCGCAGGCCGATGACGGTGAAGTGGCAGAGATTGAAGCGCTGATTAAGCAGCGTAACGACGCGCGTAAATCGAAAGATTGGGCGCTGGCGGACTCAGCCCGCGATCGGCTGAACGAAATGGGTATCGTGCTGGAAGACGGCCCGCAGGGCACCACCTGGCGCCGTAAGTAA
- a CDS encoding UDP-2,3-diacylglucosamine diphosphatase, translated as MHTLFIADLHLCAQEPAITAGFLHFLQRDAVHADALYILGDLFEAWIGDDDPEPLHAEIAAALKALQQAGVPCYFIHGNRDFLLGKRFARASGMTLLPEEQVLELYGRRILILHGDTLCTDDRDYQHFRRRVHNPLIQKLFLALPLRWRLKIAAGMRARSQQSNQHKTLDIMDVNPQAVEQTMARHNVRWMIHGHTHRPAIHELSLHGAAAHRAVLGAWHQEGSMIKVSRDDVELIAFPF; from the coding sequence ATGCACACGCTGTTTATCGCAGATCTGCATTTATGCGCACAGGAACCGGCAATTACTGCCGGTTTTCTGCATTTTTTGCAGCGCGACGCCGTTCACGCGGACGCGTTATATATCCTTGGCGACCTGTTTGAAGCCTGGATCGGCGACGACGATCCTGAACCGCTGCACGCCGAGATCGCCGCCGCGCTGAAGGCGCTGCAGCAGGCCGGCGTCCCCTGCTATTTCATCCACGGCAACCGCGACTTCCTGCTGGGCAAACGCTTCGCCCGCGCCAGCGGCATGACCCTGCTGCCGGAAGAGCAGGTGCTGGAACTGTACGGCCGCCGCATTCTGATCCTGCACGGCGACACGCTGTGCACCGACGATCGTGACTACCAGCACTTCCGCCGCCGCGTGCATAATCCGCTGATTCAGAAACTGTTTCTGGCGCTGCCGCTGCGCTGGCGTCTGAAAATCGCCGCCGGTATGCGCGCCCGCAGCCAGCAGAGCAATCAGCACAAAACGCTGGATATTATGGACGTGAATCCGCAGGCGGTTGAGCAGACGATGGCGCGCCACAACGTGCGCTGGATGATCCACGGCCATACGCATCGTCCCGCCATCCACGAACTTTCGCTGCACGGCGCAGCGGCGCATCGCGCGGTATTGGGCGCCTGGCACCAGGAAGGCTCAATGATCAAAGTCAGCCGTGACGACGTCGAGCTGATCGCCTTCCCATTCTGA